In Magnetococcales bacterium, the genomic stretch CGGCTACCACAAGGCAGGGCCAGAATTGAGGCGGCAGTTTTTTGAGGAGGCCCTATTTCATTATATAGAGGGTGCATAGTCAGACGCTTTATTCCGTTAAGCATGATGGTTGGGGCCATTTCGCGTCCACAAACGACCTTTGTGTAAGTTAGAGCCCAGCCGAGATCGATTGCCAAGCTGGCTGCATATTTATTGACAAGGTCCAGATGATCGGGGCCGGAACGTTTAACTGGGCGGGAGGCGAAAAGGTCGGAACTCATGATGGCCGCAAAGCGAACATTCCGGTTGATATGCTTGAACGCGAGAAGGGGTGTGTACCGGTGGAGGTTTTCCAGGGAGGCGTGGGATCGTGTCAGTGAAGAGGTGAATCGTCTGGAGCTGAGCTGCAACGGCTTGCCATCGGGCCTGCCGATGGTTTTTGGATAGACCGACTCAACCATTTCCATGGCGAAGTTTGTCCAGGGAAGCAATATTTCCCTCGGCAAGGGTTTGGGCATGGCTCCATCTCCAGGGATCAGCGGGAACCCCAACCGCTGTTTCGTTGGCCTTCGCCTGTCTCCCCCCCCTTTAAAGTGGGGGCCGGAGGCGTCGCCATTCGCCCGTAATTTCCGTAACTAGAAGACCTCCTTGATGGCCTTTCTCAATTGTTCACGGGAATAGCACGGGATTCCGGGGACATCAGCGTCCAGAGGCTGCGAGGAAGTGAGCTTCGGAGAAATTACCGCCATAGCCGTGCCCTGCCCCGCACCCTTGCTTGACGCGGAACTCTTTCCCCGCTGGGTTTGTGCGGAGTTAGCGGCTATACGATCTGAACTATTGGATTTCATGGTTCATTCCCTCGAAAGACCGACACGTCACCCGAACTGGTCGCAGTTATACCAATCTATGCTGTGATTATTGCCCATTATGCGCCCCATCGCAAGCGTTCCCTGAGCAACAACCGGAAATTTCCGTAAAAAAAATCACCCACGGAGAGCAGGATGGAGGGGAGGTTTGCCGATTTGGGTGACGGGATTCACTCATCGGTGGCTGCCGGACTATTCCGGGACCGGGTTTTAAGAATGGCTGAAATCCGAACCGTTCTTGGCGACAAAATGAATTCCTTCCCTGCAAAGGGTGGAAGAGGGCTAGTTGCGCAATTAATTAATAGCTCCTTAATGTCATTCATAAATACTTCTGCATTCTGTGCAATGGAATCGACAGCCTGTTCAGCCTCTTCCTGATACTGGATGATGGCAATGACCGGATGAGTCAGCGCGGATTCGGTGGTGTCGTGAAGGATATCCAGAAACGGCCCGTGGTTCTCGTCCTCGGGGGTGCGCACGCTGAATCGCGCCACGGCCAGATAGCGGCTCATGGGAGGAACCTTCTCCAGGAGGGCGAGGCGGGTTTTGGCCAGAAGTTCCGCATTGGAGCCTAAAACGTTTTCAAGCTTTTCCTGAAAGTAGTCGACAACCGAGACGATGTTCAAACTGAAGGAAAAGTCCAAGCAGATGTTAGTCGCATGGCGTTTATTATAGTCCTTTTCATTCCAAATCGTCAGGGCCATGTAACAGACCACGCTTCGGTTCAACAGGGCGAAGGGGTCGGAACGCAAGCCTTTCGGAACCATCACGATCATAGCGGTTGGAATGAACTCTCCCAGTTGGGAAGCCCACGCCGAGGTCTCCGGGCAGGCTTCTTGCCCGGTGGTTATATCGTGGGATACGTCTCCGACACCGAGATAGCTCAACGTGACGTACCGTTTGTTGGAATGCCCATTATCCTTTTTGTTGTTTATCGCGAAGCTGATATTGGGTCCGATGCCGTCATCATGGATGAAGACGGTCTTCAGTTGGGCCTCCTGAAGGTTGGGGGGGTGTGCGTCGCTATCAAAATGAGAGGGGACAACGGAACGATACCCTATCAGGAGGTTGACATGGTCCAGTTTGTTTCCCGGAAATTCGCCGTAAAGGAGGACGGGAAACCCCCCGGCGAGGAACATGGAGGCATAACAACAAAACCTGTATTGACTGAACCGGTTATTTGGATACCCAATGTCGCCCTCGATGACGCAGGCATCCAGTCCTCGAATGGCACGGATGGCCTCCACGATATTGGCCTGGGTTAATCTGTTGGAAGGAAAGGTGCGGTTTCCCGAGGCGTAAAAGCGATGGGCATCCTGGGTGATTTCGGGGGTGGTGGAGCTGAAATGCCGGTATGGGGAGGCCTGCTGGGCGATCCATAGGGCGATGGTGGCGCAGGCTCCGGTGGCCTGGTCCTGTTGCTGCCAGCTCAGGCCGACCACCGTCAGGGGAAGGCCCGCGATATGGACCTTGTAGGGGCGCGAACAGGCGGTTATCCGAGGGGTGTTCCTGGAAGATTTGTCATCCGTCCAGCGCAGCACGGTGCGCCCCAGTGGGGCGTTCGGGATTGGTCTCAGGACCATGAACCCCTGGTAACGATCCTGCAGACGTTTTTGCGCATTCTTGTCGCCCGACAATGCCTGAGTGAGCATTTCCCGGGTGAGGGGTTCGCCAGAAAAGAAGTGAAGGCGCCGACATAGATTGGTGATACCGAGCATGCTGGAGGAGTAATAGGCAGCATGCTGGCTGAGAAATTCCCAGTCTACATAATTGGGTTCCACCAGCAAAGACGTTACATTAAGCTTTTTTAGGTAACACTGAATATATTCGAGCTCACGGGTTCGTGGCCTAAGTAGGACCAGAGGATCTTCTTCAGGAAAAGCTCTGAACTCCAGTTCGGCGGGCTTGTGACAGGCCTCCATGTCGCGGCGGTCGCTGAAATAATCTGGCCTTGTCGTTGGAGGTTCGGAAGTTGACATCGTCCAATGGTCCGGTTTGTTTATTTTAAATTGGTGGGGAATGCTATCCCAAGGGGCTATCGGAGTCAAGATATGGGTCTCCCATGGCTGAACGGATTGAAACCGGCGTAACCTATGGGAACCGATAACGCAAACTGGGGGCCACCCTGCGTCAAAAGTTGGTGGGAGCAAAATATTGGCACACGGAAGAGTGACGGGTGGGGTTTCCGGACCGGTTCGGCGTCAGGACTCTTCCTTGCTGTAACCGAGAGCTGACAGGGTGCGGCGCCAGTTGTCCTGCAACTTCTGGGAGGGCTGCGTCCAGACTGTTGGAGTGGATGTGGGAATGCTTTCCAGAGGGGTCCATGCCTCGGGTGGAACGATCCAGAGATTGTATCGGGATTCCGGTTGGGTTGTACCCGGTTCCGGGGTATTAACCGCCACGTCGGGGGATGATGTGCTGGGACGTTTGGATGTGTTCAAGGGAGTGGTCCTGGGGAGTAGGAGAAGCCTACCCCTCAAGTCAGCAACCCGTATGCCAGTAAGGGGGGGGGAACGACCAAGGAGGATACACGCTCAGGTTGGCCCTTCCGGAACGAACGGGGTTTGGCAGGGGATGCGTGACCGAGGGGGCGAAAGAACCCCCTCGGTTTGCTTCAGGTTGTGCGTTTAGAGCGTCTGCACCGCGATGTCACGCAGCACGAAACCGGCGTTGGCCAGTTGATCGCCGGCATTGGACAGGTGGCGGTAGATTTCGCGACGTTTGAAGATCTCGAAGATGCGGCTGATGCCCTGGATGTTGGCGTCGGCAGCCTTGTCGGCGAAGGCCTGGAAGGCCTCTTTGGCCGTGAACAGGGTGGACAGGGCACGGCGATAGAGCTTTTCGATGCTGCGCTCGGTTTTCATCACCTGTTGCGCCTCCACCACCGACGCCTCCTGGTTGGGGTCGCCCGGTCGCAGATGACGATATCCGTCCCGCAGCAACATGGCGCCTTCGTGCAGGGCCTGAACCATGTCCACCATGTGATCGTCCGGCTTGACGCCCAGAACCTGCATCTCCCGAATGGTGGTTTTGCAGTAATTGGTCACCATGTCGATGCTCAAGGCCGCGCGACGGATGTCTTCCCGGTCCAGACTGGTGGAGAAGGTGCTGCCCAACAGCGTCAGATTGCGATTCTTCAGCACATCCCCCTTCTTTTCCAAAGCGGCGATGATCTCCTCCTCCTCGGGGGACTGGTTCTTCATGTACGCCACCAGATGGGCCGTGGTCTCCACCTGCAGTTCACACTGCTCCACAAGAAGGGCGTAAAAATCAGGAATGCCAGGGAAAATGGCGCTCTTGAACTTGGACATCATGGATTCGCTGACTTCAGCCTCGCTCATGGAAACTCCCCCCGCCTCAAAAGTAGATGATCCATTGAAGAACAATTCCATGGGCCAAGGGGGAAACCGCCTCGCCGTTGCCAGCGACCAGCCACCTCCCGAGGAGCCCCTGAAAAGTGACTCTAACGGAACATTATTACAATTTCATTAAATTTCGGTAACATTGGCGCAATATTTAATAATTCGGCAACGTTTTCGTCGGGGCGCGATGTGCGGGGAAGGGAGACCATCGTCTTGTTGGATTTGGTTCAGGGTGAGGCTTTTGTTCCTTTCAATATTTAATATTTTAAAAATAAAAATAAATATTATATAATGGGACTTTCGGTTTGCCTGCAAAATATTTACTATACCACGTCCACTTTGGAATGCGTAATATTTCTGTAACCTTTCAGGATCCCGCGTAGCGCGATATGACGAAGTCAACGGCGAAAGGAAAAGTCCCAGGGGTGCCCCCTGGACCCCATGGGATTGAACGTCAAAAAAAAGGAAGAGTCCCAGGGCGCTGCCCTGGACCCGTCGGGGGGGATAATCCCCCCCGAACCCCCGTATTCCGGCGGAAGCCTTCAAGGCGTGTTGAGCATCTTCGCCAGGTCCAGGTCAAACCAGTATTTGTCCGGTTCGCGGGTGTACCAACACGCCTCCGGCGGCACCCGGTCGCGTGCCGGATCGACGGCCTTCCGGGCCAGCAGGGCGGCCAGTTGCGCCGCCTCGTCGTCTCCCGTGGCGGCAGCCTTTTCATACCACTGTCGAGCCGCCTCCGTGTCGATGTCCACGATATATCCCAACAGATGCAGATGCCCCAACCGCTTCATGGCCGCAGCGTTGCCCAGTCGCGCCGCCCGCTTTTGCCAGACCAGACCCAGACGGTGCAAAGCATAGCGCTTCGGTGACAGAAAAGAAGTACCCAACTCCCCGAGGATTTCACCCAACGGCAAATCGGGGAGGTATTCCAGGAGCCACCGAACAACCTCTTCCCCGGCTTCCTCCGCCAGCGGTGTGCCCTCCGGGGTCAAATCCGCCGCGATGGCCTGTAGAATCGGATTCACCGGAACATCCCGTTTCGCCATCTCCGTCAACAGGTTGCGAGCCTTTGCCAGATGCGCCGCTGTCAGGGGAGCTTCCGTCAGCAGGAACTTCACCAGGGTATGCCCGGCGTAAAGAGAACCCGCTGCCGCCAGGGGTTCCAGCAGAGGCTCTAGTTGCTTCAGGCCCGATTCGTCCTGTGTCCCGAATAAGATGCGAATGGTTGTGGCCACCCGTGCCAAATGCCGATCTTTATTGACCAACTCTTGCAGCAACGATTCCGCTTTGGCATCAAGCTCTTTATTCGAGTTGTGGACGAATACCAAATGAAGCGCCAGATGATAGCGCCCGTATTCGGAACCGGAGTTGGCCACCTTTTCCCACCAGGAGTGGGCAGCCGCCTCATCCCGTGGTTTGCTTCGGTCATTCTCCCAGGCGAGAAGGATTTGCGCCGCCACGAAGCCCCCTTCGGCGGCGCGCTTCATCCAGGAACGGGCCGATTCCCCCGGCTTGCCATCCGCATCGATGCCGCTCAGAGCCAGTTGCCACATGGCCAGGGTATCGCCCTTTTCGGCCTCTTTTTGTAACGTCTCCGCGTCGGGCAGAAGGGGTTCGGCGCTCTCCTGCTTTGTGATTTTCCGCTGCCACGGCTCAATGGGCAACAGAGCGAAGATGCGGTCCCAGTCGCCTTTTACGAGCAGTCGGGCGCTTTCCCGCGCCTCGGCGATGTGCGGCGCGGCGTGAAGATAGCCGCCGGCTATCTGCCAGGGGGTGTACGACCCAAAGCCGTATATCCCCAGCTCCGACCGCAATAACTCGCCCTGGGGGTAATGGTCGACCATCAGATCGTTCAGCAGTGTGGAGGCGTTCGGTATCAGAAAGGGGTGTTGGGAGAGGAACCACTGTTTGACCATACCAAACAGAATCGCGTCGGCCCGGTTCCGATCCGTCATTTGCCGGAACCAGTGGCGAATCTGTTTCACTCCCTCCTCCGGGTTGTCCAGGTTGAAGAGGAGGGCGTTTTCCAGCATGAGGGCGCGGGCCTCATCCGTCATCTTCTCGCCGGGCCGGGTGAGCCAGTATTTGGCCTTTTGATAGTTGGCCGTCTCCTGGCCTGAGGGAAGATTGAGGTAGGCTTCCCCTACGATACGGCTGGCAGAGGACTTCCCTTTTTCGGCAAGGGGCATGGCCAATTCGATAGCCCGTTCCGGATCCTTGGGACTGTCGTACAAGCCTTGCAACGCCCTTTCCGCCAACATCCATCGGGCCTCGTCGGAACCCGATGCCATCAAGGCTTCCAGTTCCGACACGGCCCAAGGGATATCCTGTTCGCCCAGATCACCGACAAGGAGGTGGTAGGCGTACAAACGTCGCAGACGATCGACTCCTGAAGCAGCAGCCTTTTTCCACCAGAAGAGGGCTTCTTTATTGTCGGCAGGCAGGAGTTTTCCCTCCATCAACTCCTTGGCAAGGAATTCCTGCGAGGTATTATTATTCGCTTCCGCACCTTTGCGCAGCCAGTGCAGGTAAAGCGAGTTGTCCTGGGCGGTTCCACGGCCTCGATAATAGGCGCGACTGATAAAGAACATGGCCCGCCCATTGCCCTGCTCTGCTGCTTTGTGAAACCAGAGAAGGCCTTCCTGGATGTCTTCCTTTATATCTTCTCCATAATATAATTTTATACCATAATAGGTCTGGGCTTCGGCATTACCCTGTCGGGCCAGGGTTTCGTAGATCTGACGCGCTTGGGCGCGTTCTTCCGGGGTGCCCTCGTTAAGCTGATTCGCCCTGTTCAACTCCTGTTCCGGCTCCGCCGCGCCCAGCAGGAGGGCAAAGACCAAATAAAGGCATCGCTTCATGGTGGTTTCCCGGTAGAAAAGGGCGATACGCCGGGTGACGTATCGCCCTGGATTGGGGTTAGTTCGGCGTCTGTTCCCCGTATTCCGGCGGAAGCCTTCAAGGCGTGTTGAGCATCTTCGCCATGTCCAGGTCAAACCAGTATTTGTCCGGTTCGCGGGTGTACCAACACGCCTCCGGCGGCACCCGGTCGCGTGCCGGATCGACGGCCTTCCGGGCCAGCAGGGCGGCCAGTTGCGCCGCCTCGTCGTCTCCCGTGGCGGCAGCCTTTTCATACCACTGTCGAGCCGCCTCCGTGTCGATGTCCACGATATATCCCAACAGATGCAGATGCCCCAACCGCTTCATGGCCGCAGCGTTGCCCAGTCGCGCCGCCCGCTTTTGCCAGACCAGACCCAGACGGTGCAAAGCATAGCGCTTCGGTGACAGAAAAGAAGTACCCAACTCCCCGAGGATTTCACCCAACGGCAAATCGGGGAGGTATTCCAGGAGCCACCGAACAACCTCTTCCCCGGCTTCCTCCGCCAGCGGTGTGCCCTCCGGGGTCAAATCCGCCGCGATGGCCTGTAGAATCGGATTCACCGGAACATCCCGTTTCGCCATCTCCGTCAACAGGTTGCGAGCCTTTGCCAGATGCGCCGCTGTCAGGGGAGCTTCCGTCAGCAGGAACTTCACCAGGGTATGCCCGGCGTAAAGAGAACCCGCTGCCGCCAGGGGTTCCAGCAGAGGCTCTAGTTGCTTCAGGCCCGATTCGTCCTGTGTCCCGAATAAGATGCGAATGGTTGTGGCCACCCGTGCCAAATGCCGATCTTTATTGACCAACTCTTGCAGCAACGATTCCGCTTTGGCATCAAGCTCTTTATTCGAGTTGTGGACGAATACCAAATGAAGCGCCAGATGATAGCGCCCGTATTCGGAACCGGAGTTGGCCACCTTTTCCCACCAGGAGTGGGCAGCCGCCTCATCCCGTGGTTTGCTTCGGTCATTCTCCCAGGCGAGAAGGATTTGCGCCGCCACGAAGCCCCCTTCGGCGGCGCGCTTCATCCAGGAACGGGCCGATTCCCCCGGCTTGCCATCCGCATCGATGCCGCTCAGAGCCAGTTGCCACATGGCCAGGGTATCGCCCTTTTCGGCCTCTTTTTGTAACGTCTCCGCGTCGGGCAGAAGGGGTTCGGCGCTCTCCTGCTTTGTGATTTTCCGCTGCCACGGCTCAATGGGCAACAGAGCGAAGATGCGGTCCCAGTCGCCTTTTACGAGCAGTCGGGCGCTTTCCCGCGCCTCGGCGATGTGCGGCGCGGCGTGAAGATAGCCGCCGGCTATCTGCCAGGGGGTGTACGACCCAAAGCCGTATATCCCCAGCTCCGACCGCAATAACTCGCCCTGGGGGTAATGGTCGACCATCAGATCGTTCAGCAGTGTGGAGGCGTTCGGTATCAGAAAGGGGTGTTGGGAGAGGAACCACTGTTTGACCATACCAAACAGAATCGCGTCGGCCCGGTTCCGATCCGTCATTTGCCGGAACCAGTGGCGAATCTGTTTCACTCCCTCCTCCGGGTTGTCCAGGTTGAAGAGGAGGGCGTTTTCCAGCATGAGGGCGCGGGCCTCATCCGTCATCTTCTCGCCGGGCCGGGTGAGCCAGTATTTGGCCTTTTGATAGTTGGCCGTCTCCTGGCCTGTGGGAAGATCGGTGTAAGCATCTCCCACAATTGCGCAGGCCTCGGGATCTTCCTTTTCCGCCAGAGGCATGGCCAACTCGATGGCCCGTTGCGGATCCTTCGGGCTGCCGTGCAAGCCGAGCAACGCCCTTTGCGCCAGAATTATCCGGGCATTATCGGAACCCGAGGCCATCAAGGCTTCCAGTTCCGTCACGGCCCAGGGGATATTCTGTTCTCCCAGATCACCGACAAGGAGGTGGTAGGCGTACAGGCGCCGCATACGTTCGACTCCTGATGCCGCAGCCTTTTTCAGCCAGGATAAGGCCTCTTTATTGTTAGCCGGCAGGAGTTTTCCCTCTATAAGCTCTTCAGCGAGTAATTCCTGGGAGGAGCTATGACCCGCTTCCGCTCCTTTGCGCAGCCAGTGCAGATAGAGCGATTCGTTTTTTTGGGGGCCATAGCCATGATGATAAGATCGACCTAAATAATACATAGCCCGACCATAACCCTGTTCTGCAGCTTTTTGAAACCAGTAAAAGCTTTGATTATAATTTATAGTTGTGCCATCTCCAAAATAAAATTTTGTGCCATATTCGGTCTGGGCTTCGGCATTACCCTGTCGGGCCAGGGTTTCGTAGATCTGCAGAGCCTGGGCGCGTTCTTCCGGGGTGCCCTCGCTAAGCTGATACGCCCTGTACAACTCCTGTTCCGGACTTGCTGCGCCCATCAAGAGTGCAAAGAGCAAATAGAGATATCGTTTCATGTTGGTTTCCCGGCAGAAGAGGGCGATACGCCGGGTGACGTATCGCCCTGGGTTGAGGTTAGTTCGGCTTCTGATCTTCCGGTTTTTGTTGAGTCGAATCTTCCGGTGGTTTTATTCCCATATTTTTTAGCTGGATGCTTCGAGCCTCCTTCTCTTTCTTTTCTTGTTCTGTTGAATATTTATTAGTGGCTTCAGCCATGCATTTCTCCTGGTTTGTTTGCCCCCCGCAGCCATCGATTGCGGCCTTCCTGCTATTTTCCCCGTTTCCACTGGGAAGCTTCTTGCCTATCTCTTCTCCATGATCGGCAATGAACTTAACACCCTTTAATCCATACTTTAATGGGGGGTATTGTATCATGTCGATAACCTTACCGATGCCTTTATCGGCAAGCCAAGCACCAGCTTCTTTCAACCACCGCATTATATCTTCGAAACCACTTCCCCCATCGCTTTGCGTCGTCTCCGCCGCCGCCATCATCATGTTGGGGAAGCCGTTCGCTGGTGTTTGTCCCGTCATCCCCTTCAGCATACTGCCGATGCCGGCGAGGGCGCCGCCACGGGCCATCGGTTCCAGAGTGGAGAGATCCCAGTCCGGGTGTTGCCGACTGATATCCTGCAGGGCGAGGCGGTTCAGGCCGAGTTGCAGTTCGGGGCTCTCCCACAAATCGTCGGCGTCGTTCGAGGCGCCGAAATCCCACTTCGGGATGGCGGGTTGGCGGGAGGAGGGTTTGTTGCCGACCATGTCCGGCAGGGTCTTCTCCGCGTCGTTGGCCCACTTCGGCTGTGGAATCCCGCCCGGCAGATCCCAAATGTCCGGTCCGTGCTTGCGGGCATGTTCCTGGGAGTCGAAGGTGGCCTGAACCTCCGGGGCGGGGTTCGTGGTGTCCCAGCCCGTCTCCCGGCGGATTTCCGCCGCGCGGTTTTCGACCCACAGATTCTGGTTGTCCTCCCGCTGCTGTTGTTTACGCCACTCCGGAATGGCAGGTTGTGCCTGCAGACCATTTTGCCTCTCTTCCGGCAGGGATGGGAAGGGTTGAGGGCGTTTTGTC encodes the following:
- a CDS encoding DUF47 family protein — protein: MSEAEVSESMMSKFKSAIFPGIPDFYALLVEQCELQVETTAHLVAYMKNQSPEEEEIIAALEKKGDVLKNRNLTLLGSTFSTSLDREDIRRAALSIDMVTNYCKTTIREMQVLGVKPDDHMVDMVQALHEGAMLLRDGYRHLRPGDPNQEASVVEAQQVMKTERSIEKLYRRALSTLFTAKEAFQAFADKAADANIQGISRIFEIFKRREIYRHLSNAGDQLANAGFVLRDIAVQTL
- a CDS encoding sel1 repeat family protein is translated as MKRCLYLVFALLLGAAEPEQELNRANQLNEGTPEERAQARQIYETLARQGNAEAQTYYGIKLYYGEDIKEDIQEGLLWFHKAAEQGNGRAMFFISRAYYRGRGTAQDNSLYLHWLRKGAEANNNTSQEFLAKELMEGKLLPADNKEALFWWKKAAASGVDRLRRLYAYHLLVGDLGEQDIPWAVSELEALMASGSDEARWMLAERALQGLYDSPKDPERAIELAMPLAEKGKSSASRIVGEAYLNLPSGQETANYQKAKYWLTRPGEKMTDEARALMLENALLFNLDNPEEGVKQIRHWFRQMTDRNRADAILFGMVKQWFLSQHPFLIPNASTLLNDLMVDHYPQGELLRSELGIYGFGSYTPWQIAGGYLHAAPHIAEARESARLLVKGDWDRIFALLPIEPWQRKITKQESAEPLLPDAETLQKEAEKGDTLAMWQLALSGIDADGKPGESARSWMKRAAEGGFVAAQILLAWENDRSKPRDEAAAHSWWEKVANSGSEYGRYHLALHLVFVHNSNKELDAKAESLLQELVNKDRHLARVATTIRILFGTQDESGLKQLEPLLEPLAAAGSLYAGHTLVKFLLTEAPLTAAHLAKARNLLTEMAKRDVPVNPILQAIAADLTPEGTPLAEEAGEEVVRWLLEYLPDLPLGEILGELGTSFLSPKRYALHRLGLVWQKRAARLGNAAAMKRLGHLHLLGYIVDIDTEAARQWYEKAAATGDDEAAQLAALLARKAVDPARDRVPPEACWYTREPDKYWFDLDLAKMLNTP
- a CDS encoding sel1 repeat family protein; amino-acid sequence: MKRYLYLLFALLMGAASPEQELYRAYQLSEGTPEERAQALQIYETLARQGNAEAQTEYGTKFYFGDGTTINYNQSFYWFQKAAEQGYGRAMYYLGRSYHHGYGPQKNESLYLHWLRKGAEAGHSSSQELLAEELIEGKLLPANNKEALSWLKKAAASGVERMRRLYAYHLLVGDLGEQNIPWAVTELEALMASGSDNARIILAQRALLGLHGSPKDPQRAIELAMPLAEKEDPEACAIVGDAYTDLPTGQETANYQKAKYWLTRPGEKMTDEARALMLENALLFNLDNPEEGVKQIRHWFRQMTDRNRADAILFGMVKQWFLSQHPFLIPNASTLLNDLMVDHYPQGELLRSELGIYGFGSYTPWQIAGGYLHAAPHIAEARESARLLVKGDWDRIFALLPIEPWQRKITKQESAEPLLPDAETLQKEAEKGDTLAMWQLALSGIDADGKPGESARSWMKRAAEGGFVAAQILLAWENDRSKPRDEAAAHSWWEKVANSGSEYGRYHLALHLVFVHNSNKELDAKAESLLQELVNKDRHLARVATTIRILFGTQDESGLKQLEPLLEPLAAAGSLYAGHTLVKFLLTEAPLTAAHLAKARNLLTEMAKRDVPVNPILQAIAADLTPEGTPLAEEAGEEVVRWLLEYLPDLPLGEILGELGTSFLSPKRYALHRLGLVWQKRAARLGNAAAMKRLGHLHLLGYIVDIDTEAARQWYEKAAATGDDEAAQLAALLARKAVDPARDRVPPEACWYTREPDKYWFDLDMAKMLNTP